ATTCTGGAAAAGTTCATGGAAGTCAACGAGGGACGAGATCTGAGGGATAAAGGAAATGTAAAAGCTGTCACAAGAAATGTGGCAACTTAAAAAGGCGGCTTCTTACGAAACCGCCAAAGGTTCTATCAGACCGAAGCCATGATATACCTACACGCAAGAGGATTATACCATGTGCTTCTCCTGATATGCAACCGGGAACTGTTGTTTATCGGAAAAAGAAAGGATGAAGACGATATGGCGAAATCAACAAAGACTTATGAAGAAAGAATACGTGCATTAGAGAAAAAGGAACAGGAAAGCATTGAAGCTACAAAAAAGCTCATAGCACAGCGGAAGGAACTGGAAAAGAGAAAGAAAGCCGAGGAAAGTAAAAAACGAACCCACAGGCTCTGTCAGATTGGCGGTGCGGTGGAATCAGTTCTTGGATGTCCGATTGAGGAGGAAGATTTACCAAAACTAATCGGCTTCTTAAAAAGGCAGGAAACAAACGGAAAGTTTTTCTCAAAAGCGATGCAGAAAGAACCAGTCACAGACATGGAGGAAGTGTAATGGCGGAGGGAGTGGGTTTTCCATTCCCTTCATTGCCTTTGAATGAAGGGCGCACTTATGGACAACCAGAGGTCGTCCTTATAAGTTTGCCACAAGTGGCAACCGGTCTGCGCTTACGCTTGCCGGGCTCGTTCCGTCGGCGGGGCTTTCAGCCAGACCTGCTCATGCCGCAGGGGGCACTCTTGCGCAGAGGGCGTTCCGACAGCTTCACTCCTGTCAAACCTGAAGAAAGTGCTGTCGGAAATCAATGCCGGATACGGCAGAAAGGGGGAATCGTATCATGGCGATATTTCACTTTACAGTAAAGATTGTCGGACGCAGTAAAGGAAAATCTGTCATATCCGCATCGGCATATCTTAATGGAGATGTGATGAAAAATGAGGAAACAGGCAGGATCAGCTACTACACTTCCAAAAAGGAAGTCGTCTACACCAGTCTGATGATGTGTGAAAATGCACCTCCTGAATGGCTGCATGTACCGGAAGAAAATATAAAAAGGTTTCAACAGTCTATCCGTTATAAAAGGGCAGGCGATAAGGAAGCCGCACTGGAAAAGTTTAAAATCACATTTCAGAAACAGCGGCTATGGAATGAGGTATTGAAGATAGAAAAAAATGCAGATGCACAGCTTGGACGCTCGTTTGAATTTTCCTTACCGAAAGAATGGAGCAGACAGGAACAGATTGATTATACAACCGAATATATTCAAAAAACTTTCGTGGACAAGGGAATGTGTGCCGATTGGAGCATACACGATAAGAACGATGGAAACCCACATGTCCATTTACTTGTAACCATGCGACCATTCAATCCGGATCATTCATGGGGCAACAAAGAAGTCAAGGACTGGGATTTTGTCAGAGATACTGAGGGAAATATCGTGGTTGATGAATCCCACCCGGATTGGTGGCAGGATAAGAAAAATCCAGACCGTCATGGAATCCGTATTCCGGTACTTGATGAAAACGGAGTACAGAAAGTCGGGGCAAGAAATAGGAAACAATGGAAACGGGTTCTGACCGATGCTACCGGCTGGAACAATCCAAAAAATTGTGAGTTATGGCGAAGCGAATGGGCAAAGATGTGTAACTGGCATTTATCCATAGACAATCAGATTGACCACCGCTCTTATGAAAGACAGGGCAAATTAAAAGTCCCTACTATCCATGAGGGTGCAGACGCAAGAAAGCTTGAGCAAAAATATCTCAACGGACAAATAAGGAAAGGTTCATGGAAGGTCGAGGAAAACCAGATGATTAAAAAACAAAATGCACTATTGCAAAAGGTAATTGAAACCTTTGGTAAGGTATCCGGTGCATTGTCGATGTGGAGGGAGTGGCTGAATGACATTAGAAGAAAGCAAAGAAGTAATTCCCATGATGGAAGCAATGATTACACAGATAGAGGAACAGCAGAATATCATGGCAGAGATGCTTCAGGAGATACAGGAAAAGGACGAGAAGCTGATGTGTTTTCAGGAGCAGGAAGAACGATTGAAGCAATTAGAGAGCGAATTATCAGAGCTGCTTCAAATCTTGCCGGATACAGAAGAACTGTTGATGCTTCTGGAAGAAAAGACAGACCAGATACAGAAACTCACAGACGAAAATCAGCAATGGCAGAAATTGGCACAGAAATTAAACAGCGAGAACCGGCTATTGCAGAAACAGAACAGCGAATTACTGAACTTGAACAGCAATTAGAGAAAGGAAGGTTGATTGATGAACGAATTAAGAAACTCAAAGAGCGACGATCAACTGGAAGAGTTGCTTCTGCTGACAGAGCAGATGCAGGAAGAACTCGACCAGAAAGACCGGACTATTCGGGAACTGAAAATGCAGCTCGACGAATCGCTGACCTTGAACGAGAGGTTAAACAGCGAGAACAGAGCAGGGAACATTCAAGCCTTAAAGAACGACTTGAGGAAAACAAAAGAATTGTTGCAGAGCGAGAAAGAGAAAACGCACGCTGCCGAAATCATGACAGAGGAATGTCAAGATAAGCTAAGGCAGGCAGAACAGGAACGGGACTATGCACTCTCTCATCAGAAAAAAGTAGAGATACCGGTTGAAAAGCCGGTACTCTATCAAAAGTGTCAGAATTGTAATCAGACAGCTTATCTGAAAGCCAAAGAAAAGTATGATACGCAAAGGGAAAAACTGGCAGGCAGATATAAAACAAAAACAGTCATGTATGAAGCATTGATGTTTCTGCTGATATGGTATTCCGCATCAACTACTCTTTTTCAGATGATACAGTCAAAGGTATTTATTTCTGATTGCAGAATATTCTTTGATGCAATCGGAACTTTCACACAGACTATTGCTGGCTGGATTGCACTGATAGGAAAGAATGTGGCACAGATTAGTAATGGAATATCCAATCCAGTCATTGCCAGAATTATATACTGGCTGATAAGAATATTGATTTGCGGTGGATGTCTGGTGGGGGTAGGAATACTTGTAGCGTTTATAGAGATAAAGATTGCAGGGTTATATAAAAAATACTGTTGGGACATAATTACCGTACTGGTGATACTTATAAGCATCGCAATAGCAATCTATTTCGCAGATTGGATAAGGACAATATTACCAGTCAATCTACTGTTTCTATTGTTATTGGTACAGGTAATATATGTCGTGATAAGATGGTATGTGAAAGGCTGGCGGGAAACAAGGGGATATTACTAAAACATACTATACCATGCCTAAAACTGTTAAACAATAAATCGGCATAATTGGTCATTTCATGATGCAAGATAAAAAGACTGATTATGTCGATATACAGATTCTGTGAGTGAATGAAAGTGGATAACTTGTTTTGTCCGAGCAAGGGAACTATAATGTTTTGGTAGAAGTAAAAAAGACAACCATTTGGTTGAGAAAAAAAGATGCAGAAAAACCTATTGACGGAATAATAAAAAATCAAGGAGTAATCATGATAGAAAACAAGATAATATTGATTGAAGATGATAAAGAAATAAGAGGAATGATAAACGATTATTTATCAGGAGAATTTGAAGTGACAGCTTTTAATGATGGTATGTCAGCTATCCAGAAAATTACAAGCTATGATGAATATGCGCTTGCGCTTATTGATCTTATGTTACCGGATATAAGCGGGATGGAGATTATTAAGATAATTCGTAAAGTCAGCAAGATACCAATTATTATTATTACTGCTAAAGACAATGATATAGACAAATCATTAGGATTGAATTTGGGTGCTGATGATTATGTGGTAAAACCTTTTTCACTCATTGAGCTTACTGCTAGAATAAAGGCTAACATCAGACGAGCAAGAACCTACCAGGCGTTACCGAATAATTCAATTATCAAAATTAAAGATATAGAAATCGACCCTCATAGTCACATGGTTCAGCGCAAAGGAGTAACCATAGATTTAACGCCAATTGAATTTCAAATTTTATACATTTTAGCAAGCCATCCGGGGCAGGCTTATTCAAAGGAAAGGCTATATGAACTGATTTGGAAAGAACCATATTTTGGAAATGAAAATGTGTTGAATACACACATCAATCGTCTTCGCTTGAAATTGAAGAGCAATGCAGAAGACAGTACAGCCTATGTTAAAACTTTATGGGGCATTGGATATAAGATGGAGGAGAAATAGATGATGATTTTATTTGTGGTTCTTTCATTTGTTATGGTTTTTATATTGATCTGGCAACAGATACAGCATAAAAAATTAGTACGAGAAATTGATTATATTACAAGTAGGCTTGATACTATTTCTGTCATTTCTGAAAATGGCTTTGTACTTGTACCTACAGATAATGATAGTATCAAGAAATTAAGCGCTGCACTTAATAAGCTGCTTCAGGATTTTTATACAAAAAAGTCACAATTTGAGCAGAGTAAACAGGCAATGGCGAAAGTCCTTACAAACATCTCTCACGACATCCGAACTCCACTCACTGTTCTAAAAGGAAATAGTGAAATGCTTTCCAATATAACAAACACTTACTCTGCATCTGAAAATGTTCATGCTATGGCTGTTAAAATAGACCAAAAGGCTGATGATTTAATCTCAACAATTAACGACTATTTTACAATGTCTAAAATAACTTCTGGAGATTTTTCTATTAAAATGAAAAAGGAAAATATATCAAGGATTTGCCAAGACACAATTTTGGACTACTATGACCTTCTTGAACAGAAACAATTTGAAGTCAATATTCAGATACCGGATACACCGATTTTTGCCTATACAGATAACGAGGCGTTACAACGCATTTTAAAAAATCTGATAGACAATGCCATCCGACATGGTGGTGATGGTAAGTATATTTCTTTAAGGCTCACCACATCAAATGGAAAAAACATTATTGAAATAGAAGATCGAGGAGATGGGATATCA
The sequence above is drawn from the Dorea formicigenerans genome and encodes:
- a CDS encoding response regulator transcription factor codes for the protein MVEVKKTTIWLRKKDAEKPIDGIIKNQGVIMIENKIILIEDDKEIRGMINDYLSGEFEVTAFNDGMSAIQKITSYDEYALALIDLMLPDISGMEIIKIIRKVSKIPIIIITAKDNDIDKSLGLNLGADDYVVKPFSLIELTARIKANIRRARTYQALPNNSIIKIKDIEIDPHSHMVQRKGVTIDLTPIEFQILYILASHPGQAYSKERLYELIWKEPYFGNENVLNTHINRLRLKLKSNAEDSTAYVKTLWGIGYKMEEK
- a CDS encoding relaxasome subunit MobC, whose product is MAKSTKTYEERIRALEKKEQESIEATKKLIAQRKELEKRKKAEESKKRTHRLCQIGGAVESVLGCPIEEEDLPKLIGFLKRQETNGKFFSKAMQKEPVTDMEEV
- a CDS encoding MobA/MobL family protein; this encodes MAIFHFTVKIVGRSKGKSVISASAYLNGDVMKNEETGRISYYTSKKEVVYTSLMMCENAPPEWLHVPEENIKRFQQSIRYKRAGDKEAALEKFKITFQKQRLWNEVLKIEKNADAQLGRSFEFSLPKEWSRQEQIDYTTEYIQKTFVDKGMCADWSIHDKNDGNPHVHLLVTMRPFNPDHSWGNKEVKDWDFVRDTEGNIVVDESHPDWWQDKKNPDRHGIRIPVLDENGVQKVGARNRKQWKRVLTDATGWNNPKNCELWRSEWAKMCNWHLSIDNQIDHRSYERQGKLKVPTIHEGADARKLEQKYLNGQIRKGSWKVEENQMIKKQNALLQKVIETFGKVSGALSMWREWLNDIRRKQRSNSHDGSNDYTDRGTAEYHGRDASGDTGKGREADVFSGAGRTIEAIRERIIRAASNLAGYRRTVDASGRKDRPDTETHRRKSAMAEIGTEIKQREPAIAETEQRITELEQQLEKGRLIDERIKKLKERRSTGRVASADRADAGRTRPERPDYSGTENAARRIADLEREVKQREQSREHSSLKERLEENKRIVAERERENARCRNHDRGMSR
- a CDS encoding sensor histidine kinase gives rise to the protein MMILFVVLSFVMVFILIWQQIQHKKLVREIDYITSRLDTISVISENGFVLVPTDNDSIKKLSAALNKLLQDFYTKKSQFEQSKQAMAKVLTNISHDIRTPLTVLKGNSEMLSNITNTYSASENVHAMAVKIDQKADDLISTINDYFTMSKITSGDFSIKMKKENISRICQDTILDYYDLLEQKQFEVNIQIPDTPIFAYTDNEALQRILKNLIDNAIRHGGDGKYISLRLTTSNGKNIIEIEDRGDGISPQQQKQIFERNYTTARKTSGSGLGLSISKCLAEQIGADLEVYSVQNEQTIFSIILKKLENR
- a CDS encoding DUF6040 family protein, which codes for MTEECQDKLRQAEQERDYALSHQKKVEIPVEKPVLYQKCQNCNQTAYLKAKEKYDTQREKLAGRYKTKTVMYEALMFLLIWYSASTTLFQMIQSKVFISDCRIFFDAIGTFTQTIAGWIALIGKNVAQISNGISNPVIARIIYWLIRILICGGCLVGVGILVAFIEIKIAGLYKKYCWDIITVLVILISIAIAIYFADWIRTILPVNLLFLLLLVQVIYVVIRWYVKGWRETRGYY